The sequence ACGCCGGCGGCACCGACCTGGGCGTCTACGGTGCGCACGACAACGTCTATTTCGGCCGTATCGAGGATGGCGTGCTGGAGAGCGAGTTCTCCGGCAACCTGACCGAGGTCTGCCCGACCGGCGTGTTCACCGACAAGACCCACTCCGCGCGCTACAACCGCAAGTGGGACATGCAGTTCGCCCCGAGCATCTGCCACGGCTGCTCCAGCGGCTGCAACATCAGCCCCGGTGAGCGCTACGGCGAGATCCGCCGCATCGAGAACCGCTACAACGGCTCGGTGAACCACTACTTCCTGTGCGACCGCGGCCGCTTCGGCTACGGCTACGTCAACCGCGAAGACCGTCCGCGCCAGCCGATGCTGATGCTCAGCAAGCAGAAGCTGACCCTCGACGGCGCCCTCGACCAGGCCGCTGCCCTGCTCAAGGGCCGCAAGGTCATCGGTATCGGTTCGCCGCGTGCCAGCCTGGAAAGCAACTACGCGCTGTCCGAACTGGTCGGTGCCGGCAACTACTACAGCGGCATCTCCGCCGACGAACTGCAACGCCTGCGCCTGGTGCTGAAGGTGATGCAGGAAGGCCCCCTGCCCTCCCCCACCATCCGTGACATGGAAGACCATGACGCGGTGTTCGTGCTCGGCGAAGACCTGACCCAGACCGCTGCCCGTATCGCCCTGGCCCTGCGCCAGTCGGTCAAGGGCAAGGGCGAGGACATGGCCGCCGCGATGAAGATCCAGCCGTGGCTCGACGCCGCGGTGAAGACCATCGCCCAGCATGAGAAGAACCCGCTGTTCATCGCCAGCCTGGCCGAGACCCGCCTGGACGACGTCGCCGCCGAGTGCGTGCACGCAGCGCCCGAAGACCTCGCCCGTCTCGGTTTCGCCGTGGCCCACGCGATCGATCCGAGCGCCCCGGCCGTCGCCGGCCTGGACCCGGAAGCCGCCGAGCTGGCCAAGCGCATTGCCGAAGCCCTGGTCGCCGCCAAGCGTCCGCTGGTCATCGCCGGCACTTCGCTGGGCAGCAACGCCCTGATCGAGGCCGCCGCGAACATCGCCAGCGCCCTGAAGCAGCGCGAGAAGAACGGCTCGCTGAGCCTGGTGGTACCGGAAGCCAACAGCCTGGGCCTGGCTCTCTTCGGTGGCGAGTCCGTCGAAGCCGCGCTCGAGCAACTGACCTCCGGCGCCGCCGATGCCGTAGTGGTACTGGAGAACGACCTGTACCGCCGCGCCGACGCTGCCCTGGTGGATGCCGCGCTGGCCGCCGCCAAGCTGGTCATCGTCGCCGACCACCAGAAGACCGCTACCTCCGACAAGGCGCACATCGTCCTGCCGGCGGCCAGCTTCGCCGAAGGCGACGGCACCCTGGTCAGCCAGGAAGGCCGCGCCCAGCGCTTCTTCCAGGTCTACGACCCGGCCTACTACAACGCCGACATCCTGGTCCGCGAAGGCTGGCGCTGGCTGCACGCGCTGCACAGCACCCTGGAAGGCAAGCGTGTCGACTGGACCCAGCTCGACCACGTGATCGACGCTGTCGTCGCCGCCAAGCCGCAACTGGCTGGCATCCGCGATGCTGCGCCGAACGCCTCGTTCCGCATCAAGGGCATGAAGCTCGCGCGCGAGCCGCACCGTTACTCCGGCCGCACCTCGATGCGCGCCAACATCAATGTCAGCGAGCCCCGCGCTCCGCAGGACATCGATACCCCGTTCGCCTTCTCCATGGAAGGCTATGCCGGCAGCACCGAACCGCGTCAGCAGATTCCCTTCGCCTGGTCCCCGGGCTGGAACTCGCCGCAGGCCTGGAACAAGTTCCAGGACGAAGTCGGCGGTCACCTGCGCGCTGGCGATCCGGGCGTACGCCTGATCGAAGCCAAGGGCGACGCCCTGTGGTTCAGCGAAGTACCCGCGCCCTTCCACGTCCCGGCCAGCCAGTTCAAGGTCGTGCCGTTCCATCACCTGTTCGGTAGCGACGAGACTTCCTCGCGCGCCGCGCCGGTGCAGGAACGCATCCCGGAAACCTACGCAGCCCTGGGTCGTGACGAGGCCGAGCGCCTCGGCCTGGCCGAAGGCTGCCTGGTGCGCCTGACCGTCAAGGGCCAGGAGCTGCGCCTGCCGCTGCGCATCAGCGAAGAGCTGGGCGCCGGTCTCGTTGCCCTGCCGGCCGGCCTGGCCGGTATCCCCGCCGGCGTGTTCGGCAGTGTCGCTGAAGGTCTGCAGGAGGCTGCCCAATGAGCTGGCTGACACCCGCGCTGCTCGCCGTTCTCATCGAGGTCATCAAGGCCATCGTCATCCTGCTCGTGGTCGTCGTCTGCGGCGCCCTGCTGAGCTGGGTGGAGCGTCGCCTGCTGGGCCTCTGGCAGGACCGCTACGGTCCGAACCGGGTCGGCCCCTTCGGGGCCTTCCAGCTCGGTGCGGACATGATCAAGATGTTCTTCAAGGAAGACTGGACCCCGCCGTTCGCCGACAAGATGATCTTCACCCTCGCCCCGGTCATCGCCATGGGCGCGCTGCTGATCGCCTTCGCCATCATCCCGATCACCCCGAACTGGGGTGTGGCGGACCTGAACATCGGCATCCTGTTCTTCTTCGCCATGGCTGGCCTGACCGTGTACGCGGTGCTCTTCGCCGGCTGGTCGAGCAACAACAAGTTCGCCCTGCTCGGCAGCCTGCGCGCCTCGGCCCAGACCATCTCCTACGAGGTGTTCCTGGCCCTGTCGCTGATGGGTATCGTCGCTCAGGTCGGCTCGTTCAACATGCGCGACATCGTCGAATACCAGGCCCAGCACCTGTGGTTCATCATTCCGCAGTTCTTCGGCTTCTGCACCTTCATCATCGCCGGCGTCGCCGTGACCCACCGTCACCCGTTCGACCAGCCGGAAGCGGAGCAGGAACTGGCGGACGGCTACCACATCGAGTACGCCGGGATGAAATGGGGCATGTTCTTCGTCGGCGAGTACATCGGCATCGTGCTGATCTCGGCGCTGCTCGTGACCCTGTTCTTCGGCGGCTGGCACGGCCC is a genomic window of Pseudomonas knackmussii B13 containing:
- the nuoG gene encoding NADH-quinone oxidoreductase subunit NuoG, producing MATIHVDGKTLEVDGADNLLQACLSLGLDIPYFCWHPALGSVGACRQCAVKQYTDENDKRGRIVMSCMTPATDNTWISIDDEESKAFRASVVEWLMTNHPHDCPVCEEGGHCHLQDMTVMTGHNQRRYRFTKRTHQNQELGPFIAHEMNRCIACYRCVRYYKDYAGGTDLGVYGAHDNVYFGRIEDGVLESEFSGNLTEVCPTGVFTDKTHSARYNRKWDMQFAPSICHGCSSGCNISPGERYGEIRRIENRYNGSVNHYFLCDRGRFGYGYVNREDRPRQPMLMLSKQKLTLDGALDQAAALLKGRKVIGIGSPRASLESNYALSELVGAGNYYSGISADELQRLRLVLKVMQEGPLPSPTIRDMEDHDAVFVLGEDLTQTAARIALALRQSVKGKGEDMAAAMKIQPWLDAAVKTIAQHEKNPLFIASLAETRLDDVAAECVHAAPEDLARLGFAVAHAIDPSAPAVAGLDPEAAELAKRIAEALVAAKRPLVIAGTSLGSNALIEAAANIASALKQREKNGSLSLVVPEANSLGLALFGGESVEAALEQLTSGAADAVVVLENDLYRRADAALVDAALAAAKLVIVADHQKTATSDKAHIVLPAASFAEGDGTLVSQEGRAQRFFQVYDPAYYNADILVREGWRWLHALHSTLEGKRVDWTQLDHVIDAVVAAKPQLAGIRDAAPNASFRIKGMKLAREPHRYSGRTSMRANINVSEPRAPQDIDTPFAFSMEGYAGSTEPRQQIPFAWSPGWNSPQAWNKFQDEVGGHLRAGDPGVRLIEAKGDALWFSEVPAPFHVPASQFKVVPFHHLFGSDETSSRAAPVQERIPETYAALGRDEAERLGLAEGCLVRLTVKGQELRLPLRISEELGAGLVALPAGLAGIPAGVFGSVAEGLQEAAQ
- the nuoH gene encoding NADH-quinone oxidoreductase subunit NuoH; the protein is MSWLTPALLAVLIEVIKAIVILLVVVVCGALLSWVERRLLGLWQDRYGPNRVGPFGAFQLGADMIKMFFKEDWTPPFADKMIFTLAPVIAMGALLIAFAIIPITPNWGVADLNIGILFFFAMAGLTVYAVLFAGWSSNNKFALLGSLRASAQTISYEVFLALSLMGIVAQVGSFNMRDIVEYQAQHLWFIIPQFFGFCTFIIAGVAVTHRHPFDQPEAEQELADGYHIEYAGMKWGMFFVGEYIGIVLISALLVTLFFGGWHGPFNILPQIPFIWFALKTSFFIMLFILIRASLPRPRYDQVMAFSWKVCLPLTLINLLVTGACVLAAQ